One segment of Lytechinus variegatus isolate NC3 chromosome 13, Lvar_3.0, whole genome shotgun sequence DNA contains the following:
- the LOC121426899 gene encoding uncharacterized protein LOC121426899 — MGLLVLFVFAGCLTLSSAVSCYTCSENNVPFDELEGVFESTNCSAPSPTDDFVDIDRNCTGTCVTRLSLSSQNYDINRYCYEGTPSQIASQCNQSCTSPSNCRQCCDTDLCNSDSVDDIISEQRMGQTCYECRHSEIPYTGNFNPGCGLSFDFTGEGVRYSFCQGLCYSAVTFIEGVEDVQRGCRSRGASCDYANHPYLEDKSVRINSLDYNMKCCLGSLCNSGHFVGPSGGVIVLVISLAQILFALAL, encoded by the exons GATGCCTGACATTGTCAAGTGCCGTGTCGTGCTATACCTGCAGCGAGAATAATGTGCCTTTTGATGAGCTAGAAGGTGTCTTTGAGTCGACCAACTGCTCAGCACCCAGCCCAACCGACGATTTCGTCGACATTGACAGAAACTGCACTGGAACTTGTGTC ACGAGACTATCGCTGTCGTCTCAAAATTACGACATCAATCGGTATTGCTATGAGGGTACCCCGTCACAAATTGCGTCACAATGCAATCAAAGCTGCACAAGTCCTTCTAATTGTCGACAATGTTGTGACACCGACTTGTGCAACAGTGATTCTGTAGATGATATCATCTCTGAGCAACGAATGGGCCAAACATGTTACGAATGCCGTCACAGCGAAATACCATACACCGGTAATTTTAACCCCGGTTGCGGATTAAGCTTCGACTTTACCGGGGAAGGAGTGAGGTACTCATTTTGCCAGGGTCTATGTTAT AGTGCTGTCACTTTCATTGAGGGTGTTGAAGATGTCCAGCGGGGGTGCAGAAGCCGGGGAGCCAGTTGTGACTATGCCAACCACCCTTACCTGGAAGACAAGAGCGTCCGTATCAATAGTCTGGATTATAACATGAAGTGCTGCCTAGGCTCACTCTGTAACAGCGGTCACTTCGTTGGTCCGTCTGGTGGCGTGATCGTGCTTGTCATTTCCTTGGCACAAATCCTCTTTGCCCTGGCGCTCTGA